From Arctopsyche grandis isolate Sample6627 chromosome 12, ASM5162203v2, whole genome shotgun sequence, one genomic window encodes:
- the LOC143919901 gene encoding uncharacterized protein LOC143919901: MESSFESLGPPGPLGPLKLEYNNDVMKLKKYFVQAKTQIINSLSKKVKKFKSHKGADTLKEKIDKKVESIVAEILLLKKLKYNEVANFAMVNNEELHKLMNTPVVTQEKVMAKMISHKALKSKLDILKNKFMVIPTSELLEPNPKKVRQKKIKLRRKAKENSSNAKNKQDTVNSNNGNDDDSENSDNDNSENGDFENEQGDSGASNVSKDLCKKLDIDVSNIKTKKKSMLSKVSKVAKVNNVSVVSTSDFSVASLDDNHVDMLNDTVEDLKVTSVRKSKDIKIGSKKPPMSSGADNDIDEIVSESLVSKKNRKICDRNEKLIDLDLNMTPGEKSKDFENSSKNLQVPSNSDDDVNENISEYIVPKKERKISNKIKNLIDLDNIPSDEQIQKTADSFFVTESGDRYMTMSLPRAPDKLDEDSFSIGENRKMRRAAFFGNEVLRPKKQIKTTNPSKRSYSEMSYPENSTDRQSSSRFKKNFDKPAQNGLRDRSVPEIPEKLHPSWEAKKQKSAIVNFQGSKIVFDD, encoded by the exons ATGGAGAGTTCTTTCGAGAGTTTAGGGCCTCCAGGCCCTCTGGGTCCTCTTAAATTAGAGTATAATAATGAT gttatgaaattgaaaaagtatTTTGTTCAAGCGAAGACTCAGATTATAAATAGTTTGtctaaaaaagtcaaaaaatttaaatctcatAAAGGTGCAGACACTTTGAAggaaaaaatcgataaaaaagtTGAATCAATTGTAGCTGAAATATTGCTGTTGAAG aaattgaaatataatgaaGTGGCTAATTTTGCAATGGTAAATAATGAAGAATTGCATAAATTGATGAATACTCCAGTGGTGACTCAGGAAAAGGTAATGGCCAAGATGATTTCACATAAAGCTCTAAAGTCCAAATTGGATATcttaaaaaataagtttatgGTTATACCCACTTCGGAATTATTGGAGCCGAATCCTAAAAAAGTAAGACAAAAGAAAATCAAATTAAGGCGCAAAGCAAAAGAAAATAGCTcaaatgctaaaaataaacaagatacTGTTAACTCTAATAATGGAAACGATGATGATTCTGAAAATAGTGACAATGATAATTCTGAAAATGGCGACTTTGAAAATGAACAAGGCGATTCTGGTGCATCAAATGTTTCCAaagatttatgtaaaaaattggatatagatgtttcaaatattaaaacaaagaagaaatCAATGTTGTCTAAAGTTTCAAAAGTTGCTAAAGTTAACAATGTATCTGTTGTCTCGACTTCAGATTTTTCAGTTGCATCTTTAGACGATAATCATGTAGACATGCTTAATGATACAGTGGAAGATTTAAAGGTAACGTCAGTTAGAAAAAGTAAAGACATTAAAATTGGTTCGAAAAAACCTCCCATGTCTTCTGGTGCTGATAATGATATAGACGAAATTGTTTCTGAATCTTTGGTGTCGAAAAAGAACAGGAAAATATGCGATAGAAATGAGAAATTAATTGATTTGGATCTCAATATGACACCAGGTGAAAAAAGTAAAGATTTTGAGAATAGTTCGAAAAACCTACAAGTACCTTCTAATTCCGATGACGAtgtgaatgaaaatatttctgAATATATAGTACCAAAAAAGGAAAGAAAAATTTCCAATAAAATTAAGAATTTAATTGATTTGGATAACATACCATCAGatgaacaaatacaaaaaacagCAGATTCATTCTTCGTCACTGAATCAGGAGATAGATACATGACAATGTCCTTGCCCAGAGCTCCAGATAAATTAGACGAAGACAGCTTTTCTATTGGAGAAAATCGAAAAATGAGACGTGCAGCTTTCTTTGGAAATGAAGTTTTGAGacctaaaaaacaaataaaaaccaCCAATCCATCCAAGAGAAGTTATTCAGAGATGTCTTATCCTGAAAATAGTACTGATAGACAAAGTTCTTCACGTTTCAAAAAGAACTTCGACAAACCTGCACAAAACGGACTACGTGACCGATCTGTTCCAGAAATACCTGAAAAATTACATCCTTCTTGGGAAGCAAAGAAGCAAAAATCTGCTATTGTTAATTTTCAAGGTAGTAAAATTGTATtcgatgattga
- the LOC143919902 gene encoding mitochondrial outer membrane protein SLC25A46-like isoform X1 has translation MASFDELRGQRGDAGASQSGVSSWSSWSMSQLRGPGTSSSRISANKYTAPRRPYTLGEDAEQDHFAAVPSHSSRGRAIDQLTANSHTGLETAWPNDYAGIRYPQNAFPLHSDYMQDEDSEQDSLKRYMGNGLGLASLLVENLLSHPFVVLRRQCQVHNTSKKYHIVPVTLLPTVIHLHGRQGLTTLWKGIGSVCMVKGVSLAVEDCIFKVTAWPKDINNCKSLIQTCRHILLKAISIAIVTPFYCASFVETVQSDIASDKPGFFDVFKDGALRLLSWGAPSKGRMVPIWGIVMPTVAMGVAKHVVLVGLRGLFGQILKFRQRHIDDLRNTYSKNKDETNDLSAVDIDVNASLTAIIMSEIIFFPVETIIHRLYLQGTRTIIDDLDTGHSVLPVLTGYEGFLDCYQTIMSQEGFLGLYKGLGALALQFAVHIAVIKVTRWLIAEISNLLKPAVPKPALTASSSQQSLYSQQRYLIN, from the exons ATGGCTAGTTTCGACGAATTGAGGGGTCAGCGAGGCGATGCTGGAGCTTCGCAATCGGGGGTCTCCAGCTGGTCGAGCTGGTCCATGTCCCAGCTGAGGGGCCCAGGCACCTCCTCGTCGAGGATCTCGGCAAACAAGTACACAGCGCCTCGTCGACCTTATACCTTGGGCGAAGATGCCGAACAAGATCATTTCGCAG caGTGCCTTCCCATTCTTCCCGAGGAAGAGCTATAGATCAATTGACAGCTAATTCTCATACCGGTCTAGAGACGGCATGGCCAAATGATTATGCAGGGATCCGTTATCCTCAAAACGCGTTTCCGTTGCACTCTGATTATATGCAAGATGAGGATTCTGAACaag ATTCCCTCAAGCGTTATATGGGTAATGGCCTTGGCTTGGCTAGTCTACTAGTTGAAAATCTTTTGAGTCATCCTTTTGTAGTTCTACGAAGGCAATGTCAG gTCCACAACACATCTAAAAAATACCACATTGTGCCTGTAACGTTACTTCCAACTGTAATTCATCTTCATGGACGTCAAGGACTTACAACACTTTGGAAAGGTATCGGATCAGTTTGCATGGTGAAAGGAGTTTCGTTAGCAGTTGAAGATTGTATTTTTAAAGTAACCGCATGGCCAAA aGACATTAATAATTGCAAGTCACTAATACAAACTTGTCGGCATATTCTCCTCAAAGC GATTAGCATTGCTATAGTGACGCCTTTTTATTGCGCTAGCTTTGTAGAAACAGTCCAAAGCGATATAGCTAGCGATAaacctggattttttgatgttttcaaagACGGTGCATTGAGATTATTGTCATGGGGTGCTCCTAGTAAAGGAAGAATGGTACCAATTTGGGGTATTGTAATGCCGACTGTCGCTATGGGTGTTGCCAAACATGTTGTGCT AGTCGGCCTTCGTGGACTTTTTGGTCAGATATTGAAGTTCAGGCAACGTCACATTGACGATCTGAGAAATACGTATTCTAAAAACAAAGATGAAACCAACGACCTTTCTGCTGTAGACATTGATGTTAATGCTTCGTTGACGGCCATCATTATGagcgaaattatatttttccctGTGGAAACAATAATTCATCGTCTCTATCTACAG ggAACACGGACTATTATTGACGACTTGGATACGGGACATTCTGTTTTACCCGTACTTACTGGATATGAAGGATTCCTCGATTGTTACCAAACTATAATGAGTCAAGAAGGTTTCTTAGGTCTATACAAAGGATTGGGGGCTCTTGCTTTACAATTTGCAGTTCACATTGCTGTCATTAAAGTCACGCGATGGTTAATAGCTGAAATTTCTAATCTATTAAAACCAGCTGTTCCTAAGCCAGCACTTACAGCTTCTTCGTCGCAACAATCACTGTACAGCCAACAACGGTACTTGATCAACTAA
- the LOC143919902 gene encoding mitochondrial outer membrane protein SLC25A46-like isoform X2, translating to MASFDELRGQRGDAGASQSGVSSWSSWSMSQLRGPGTSSSRISANKYTAPRRPYTLGEDAEQDHFAVPSHSSRGRAIDQLTANSHTGLETAWPNDYAGIRYPQNAFPLHSDYMQDEDSEQDSLKRYMGNGLGLASLLVENLLSHPFVVLRRQCQVHNTSKKYHIVPVTLLPTVIHLHGRQGLTTLWKGIGSVCMVKGVSLAVEDCIFKVTAWPKDINNCKSLIQTCRHILLKAISIAIVTPFYCASFVETVQSDIASDKPGFFDVFKDGALRLLSWGAPSKGRMVPIWGIVMPTVAMGVAKHVVLVGLRGLFGQILKFRQRHIDDLRNTYSKNKDETNDLSAVDIDVNASLTAIIMSEIIFFPVETIIHRLYLQGTRTIIDDLDTGHSVLPVLTGYEGFLDCYQTIMSQEGFLGLYKGLGALALQFAVHIAVIKVTRWLIAEISNLLKPAVPKPALTASSSQQSLYSQQRYLIN from the exons ATGGCTAGTTTCGACGAATTGAGGGGTCAGCGAGGCGATGCTGGAGCTTCGCAATCGGGGGTCTCCAGCTGGTCGAGCTGGTCCATGTCCCAGCTGAGGGGCCCAGGCACCTCCTCGTCGAGGATCTCGGCAAACAAGTACACAGCGCCTCGTCGACCTTATACCTTGGGCGAAGATGCCGAACAAGATCATTTCGCAG TGCCTTCCCATTCTTCCCGAGGAAGAGCTATAGATCAATTGACAGCTAATTCTCATACCGGTCTAGAGACGGCATGGCCAAATGATTATGCAGGGATCCGTTATCCTCAAAACGCGTTTCCGTTGCACTCTGATTATATGCAAGATGAGGATTCTGAACaag ATTCCCTCAAGCGTTATATGGGTAATGGCCTTGGCTTGGCTAGTCTACTAGTTGAAAATCTTTTGAGTCATCCTTTTGTAGTTCTACGAAGGCAATGTCAG gTCCACAACACATCTAAAAAATACCACATTGTGCCTGTAACGTTACTTCCAACTGTAATTCATCTTCATGGACGTCAAGGACTTACAACACTTTGGAAAGGTATCGGATCAGTTTGCATGGTGAAAGGAGTTTCGTTAGCAGTTGAAGATTGTATTTTTAAAGTAACCGCATGGCCAAA aGACATTAATAATTGCAAGTCACTAATACAAACTTGTCGGCATATTCTCCTCAAAGC GATTAGCATTGCTATAGTGACGCCTTTTTATTGCGCTAGCTTTGTAGAAACAGTCCAAAGCGATATAGCTAGCGATAaacctggattttttgatgttttcaaagACGGTGCATTGAGATTATTGTCATGGGGTGCTCCTAGTAAAGGAAGAATGGTACCAATTTGGGGTATTGTAATGCCGACTGTCGCTATGGGTGTTGCCAAACATGTTGTGCT AGTCGGCCTTCGTGGACTTTTTGGTCAGATATTGAAGTTCAGGCAACGTCACATTGACGATCTGAGAAATACGTATTCTAAAAACAAAGATGAAACCAACGACCTTTCTGCTGTAGACATTGATGTTAATGCTTCGTTGACGGCCATCATTATGagcgaaattatatttttccctGTGGAAACAATAATTCATCGTCTCTATCTACAG ggAACACGGACTATTATTGACGACTTGGATACGGGACATTCTGTTTTACCCGTACTTACTGGATATGAAGGATTCCTCGATTGTTACCAAACTATAATGAGTCAAGAAGGTTTCTTAGGTCTATACAAAGGATTGGGGGCTCTTGCTTTACAATTTGCAGTTCACATTGCTGTCATTAAAGTCACGCGATGGTTAATAGCTGAAATTTCTAATCTATTAAAACCAGCTGTTCCTAAGCCAGCACTTACAGCTTCTTCGTCGCAACAATCACTGTACAGCCAACAACGGTACTTGATCAACTAA
- the mRpL34 gene encoding mitochondrial ribosomal protein L34, which translates to MWGRAFTGMAAAAQRAVGAFGGNVGAASDAVIGVGWSLVPTRLKIRNYFPRANETKRVNKHGWLKRMSTLGGRKIIMRRLLKGRHVLSH; encoded by the exons ATGTGGGGGCGCGCTTTTACCGGAATGGCAGCCGCTGCTCA gCGTGCAGTAGGTGCATTTGGTGGGAACGTAGGAGCAGCATCGGATGCTGTGATCGGCGTAGGCTGGTCGCTTGTTCCGACTCGCCTTAAAATTCGGAACTACTTTCCACGTGCCAACGAAACCAAGAGAGTCAATAAACACGGTTGGTTGAAGCGTATGTCTACATTGGGCGGCCGAAAAATCATCATGAGACGTCTTCTCAAGGGCAGACACGTCCTGAGTCACTGA